The Bernardetia sp. ABR2-2B DNA window CCTTTTGGGTAGATACATTCTCATATTCAGCTAATTTCTTATCATACTTTGATTCTAATTCTATTTTATCTCTAATGAAATCTAATGAATCTTGAGTTGTATAATTACTTTTACCTAAATAATAAAAATATAAATAAGGAGTAATTGGTAGATATAGAATGCGTCTATTGGGTTGCTGACGATAATAAACAGCTAATTCATCTGAATCTATTTTTTCTGTTCCTTCTATTTTCTGATTGTATAATAGTTTTTCATTAGGCGCAAGGTTTTTGGTGGGGACACAAGAAAATAAACCTATAAAAAATAAGAAAGCAAAGAAAAGGAATAAATAATTTTTCACTTTTAATAAATATAATAAACTGATTACTGATAATTGGTAACGGGTAATTTTTTTGCTGTTGTATAAAACTCTTTACCATAATTAGGTTCAAAATAAGCTAAGTCTTCAAAATCTTGATTATTAAATTTGTCAATAGCTAGTTTTCCTATTTCGGCAGCAGAAGGCAATTTGTTTGAAATAAAAATAGCATTTGGGTTTTTTATAACAGTCTTACATTTCTGTAATTTCTCTTCATTATCTCCAAAAAATAATATTTTGTTTTTAGAAAGTTCTTTTTCAAAACTATTCTCATCAATTATTAAAGCTGTATCATTTAAGATATAATTCATCTCAACATCAAAAATAGCCGTAAAAACTTCCATACGACGAGCATCCATTAAAGGACAAAGTAGATAATTTGTTTTATTTTTTCCTTTTTCTTTATGAGTTTGATTGCTCAAACCTTTTGCCAAATCAACCATAGAAAGAGACCAAGCTTGTA harbors:
- the tsaB gene encoding tRNA (adenosine(37)-N6)-threonylcarbamoyltransferase complex dimerization subunit type 1 TsaB: MILSIETSIHICSVALHDLEGNLLALHQLNEQRKHAERLTLLVEAVLNTTQTKFSDLKAIAVGSGAGSYTGLRIGVSTAKGLCTGLNIPLIGIPSLQAWSLSMVDLAKGLSNQTHKEKGKNKTNYLLCPLMDARRMEVFTAIFDVEMNYILNDTALIIDENSFEKELSKNKILFFGDNEEKLQKCKTVIKNPNAIFISNKLPSAAEIGKLAIDKFNNQDFEDLAYFEPNYGKEFYTTAKKLPVTNYQ